The following nucleotide sequence is from Bradyrhizobium roseum.
CCGGCGACCTCTGGAGCAAGCTCGCCGGCACGCTCGAACACATGGCCTATGGCTGGCTCGCGGCTTCCATCGCCGGCATCGCCATCGGCGCCATCATCGGCTCGTCGCGCACGATGCGGGCCTATGTCGCGCCGTCGCTGGAGTTTCTGCGGCCGCTGCCGGTCTCAGCGATCATTCCAGTCGCGATCGCCATGCTCGGGCTGACGCAGGCGATGGCGCTGTTCGTGATCGCCTTCGGCGCGATCTGGCCGATCATGCTGGCCACCATTCACGGCTTTGCAGCGGTCGAGCCGCGTCTCTACGAGGTGGCGCGCTCGCTGCAGATGTCGCGCCTTTCGGTGATCTTCAAGATCGCGCTGCCCTCTGCCAGCCCCGACATCCTCGCCGGCATGCGGCTCAGCCTGACGGTGGCGCTGATCCTGTCGGTGGTCTGCGAAATCCTCGCCGGCCTCGACGGGCTCGGCCACTGGGTGCTGCTGTCAGCCCGCGCATTCCGCTCGGCCGATCTGTTCGCCGGCGTGATCCTGCTCGGCGTCACCGGTTATGTGACGTCGGTGGCGATGTCGATGGCCGAGAGCCGGCTATTGGCGTGGCAGGCGGCGCAGCGCTGACGGGGCGGCGACGGCTTGTGAAGCATTCTCCGACATGCTTTCGGGAATGCCCCGAAGCCAGCCCGAGCGTTTTCTGCTCGCGACCGCCGCCTTGCTGACGCCGGCCGCCCACCGCCATGCGGCCTTGAGACTGAAGGTGACCAGCACCTCATGGTGCCGCATCCCCTTGCCGCCCTTGACCAGCCCGAGATCACGGATGACGCAGTACGTCCCGCTGCTCATGCGGGCGAACTTCGCTCCCTGAAAATGATTGCGCACACGCGATAACATGCGCGCATGCATGCATTCCGCGCCGA
It contains:
- a CDS encoding ABC transporter permease — encoded protein: MKRAVILWRVASFAVAAGFVGLWQLIANLKLVSQVYLPGPDRAWAALVRGFSSGDLWSKLAGTLEHMAYGWLAASIAGIAIGAIIGSSRTMRAYVAPSLEFLRPLPVSAIIPVAIAMLGLTQAMALFVIAFGAIWPIMLATIHGFAAVEPRLYEVARSLQMSRLSVIFKIALPSASPDILAGMRLSLTVALILSVVCEILAGLDGLGHWVLLSARAFRSADLFAGVILLGVTGYVTSVAMSMAESRLLAWQAAQR